The following proteins are co-located in the Lacticaseibacillus paracasei subsp. paracasei genome:
- a CDS encoding helix-turn-helix transcriptional regulator, protein MNFSKQLHQIRLAHQMTQVNLAEQLHVSRHTVSNWENDRNLPDLEMVTRIARIFEVSLDTLILDDPKLNEKLIQDSKISRHQMIMAVMTTAVAMMSGMAATTLFGFFPQWLARLIWWSYVAVLFLFSYMLSPKSVGIFADWSVLSRSLIAGGFSVFGLIFLLIGIVLIAVQGVDLQVLLITLSGLVTILMTKPVWPRHQHAR, encoded by the coding sequence ATGAATTTTTCAAAGCAGCTTCATCAGATCCGCTTGGCACACCAGATGACGCAGGTTAACTTAGCGGAACAGCTTCACGTTTCGCGCCATACTGTCTCCAACTGGGAAAATGACCGCAATCTGCCGGATCTAGAAATGGTGACGCGTATTGCCAGAATTTTTGAGGTCTCTCTTGATACGTTGATTCTTGACGATCCAAAACTAAACGAAAAACTGATCCAAGATAGCAAAATAAGTCGTCATCAAATGATCATGGCGGTCATGACGACGGCTGTTGCCATGATGTCAGGGATGGCAGCCACAACCTTATTTGGATTCTTTCCACAATGGCTTGCACGGCTGATTTGGTGGTCTTACGTGGCGGTTCTGTTTCTTTTTAGTTATATGCTCAGTCCAAAATCGGTGGGCATTTTTGCTGACTGGTCGGTTTTGAGTCGAAGTCTGATTGCTGGCGGCTTTTCTGTGTTCGGTTTGATCTTTTTATTGATAGGCATCGTCCTTATCGCGGTTCAAGGTGTTGATCTTCAAGTACTGTTGATAACGCTCAGTGGCCTCGTTACGATCCTCATGACTAAACCAGTATGGCCACGTCATCAACATGCTCGCTAA
- a CDS encoding methylated-DNA--[protein]-cysteine S-methyltransferase — MQYTRLAMPNHAYFIVADQGKLAFVGSPDAPLSEAADYGSGSLEFNQEEMLPFQNAIDDYLTGKAQTITVPVTYHGTPLQEAVWQYLQTIPYGETRTYAQVAAAVGHPHAFQAVGSAVGKNPVMIAVPCHRVLRKDGGLGGFRGGLPMKRDLLALEQGQRPIF, encoded by the coding sequence ATGCAATATACACGGTTAGCAATGCCCAATCACGCCTATTTTATCGTGGCCGATCAAGGGAAACTGGCCTTCGTCGGGTCACCGGATGCGCCGCTTAGCGAGGCGGCTGATTATGGCAGCGGTTCACTTGAATTTAATCAAGAAGAGATGCTGCCGTTTCAAAACGCCATTGATGATTATCTTACTGGCAAGGCGCAAACCATCACAGTACCGGTGACTTACCATGGGACACCGCTGCAAGAAGCCGTCTGGCAGTATCTGCAGACGATTCCTTATGGAGAGACCCGAACGTACGCACAGGTGGCAGCCGCAGTCGGTCATCCGCACGCCTTCCAAGCAGTCGGCTCTGCGGTCGGGAAGAATCCCGTTATGATCGCTGTGCCTTGTCATCGCGTCCTGCGCAAAGATGGTGGTTTGGGTGGCTTTCGTGGCGGTTTGCCAATGAAGCGAGACTTGTTGGCACTTGAACAAGGGCAGCGGCCCATTTTTTAA
- a CDS encoding IS30 family transposase, protein MAIITLIERSQIELMQHNTIQYIAATLGRSRISIRHELHRCPEGDYCAIIAQDHADTCRHRCGRHSILTPKLKRMVTEKLNLGWSPEMVGYAVHCAPHTIYHWIYQRQVDFQPSQLFDHGKRHKRRQDLRSRYNQAVGTSIEIRSESANRRTEKGHLEMDTVRGGRGSKAAVLTIVDRVTRLMATTKLENLSQNAVLKGFARLMVDFPGPVRSVTVDHGKEFSCDQALTKRYRIPVYFCHAYHPNERGTNERFNRELRYYFPKGTQFDQVSETDIQQATALINNKPRKCLRWQTPVQAVSKPLSRW, encoded by the coding sequence ATGGCCATTATAACCTTAATTGAACGATCTCAGATAGAACTGATGCAACACAACACGATTCAATACATCGCCGCGACCTTAGGCCGCTCTCGTATTTCTATTAGGCATGAGCTTCACCGTTGCCCTGAAGGTGATTACTGCGCCATTATAGCTCAGGATCATGCCGATACTTGTCGGCATCGTTGTGGTCGGCACTCGATTTTAACGCCTAAGTTGAAGCGGATGGTAACTGAGAAGCTAAACCTAGGTTGGTCCCCTGAAATGGTCGGTTATGCCGTTCACTGTGCGCCACACACGATTTACCACTGGATTTATCAAAGACAAGTCGATTTTCAGCCAAGCCAACTCTTTGATCACGGTAAACGTCATAAAAGAAGACAAGACCTTCGGTCGCGCTATAACCAAGCAGTAGGCACCTCAATTGAGATTCGCAGTGAGTCAGCTAATCGGCGAACCGAAAAAGGACATTTAGAGATGGATACAGTTCGCGGTGGTCGCGGGTCAAAGGCTGCTGTTTTGACCATTGTCGATCGGGTGACACGTTTAATGGCGACAACTAAGCTTGAAAACTTATCACAAAATGCTGTTCTCAAGGGATTTGCAAGACTGATGGTGGACTTTCCGGGTCCGGTTCGATCAGTGACGGTTGATCACGGTAAAGAGTTTTCCTGCGATCAGGCGCTTACAAAGCGCTATCGGATACCGGTTTACTTTTGCCACGCCTATCACCCGAATGAACGGGGCACAAATGAACGGTTCAATCGAGAACTTCGCTACTATTTCCCGAAGGGAACACAGTTTGATCAGGTTTCAGAGACCGATATTCAACAAGCCACAGCGCTTATCAATAACAAACCTAGAAAATGTCTCCGTTGGCAAACCCCAGTTCAAGCAGTGAGCAAGCCTCTTTCTAGGTGGTAA
- a CDS encoding ABC transporter permease, whose protein sequence is MNAAIIFTKKELLESWRTHRLLILTVVFLIFGILSPLIAKLMPELLKGGLGGIKVAVPKPTSLDAWTHYYKNITQMGIYVFALMLGSCVSQEIQQGTLVNLVTKGLPRWTVIVGKAIVGMLLWIWITSLAFLVTWAYTAYYFPDTRSPHVVLAFLPLLVFGLFFLSLIVFGSTLATNNYGGLLLTIVVMALLYLAQMVKSWQHANPVALIGDNMKILVNSDALTKLMPAMVIAVVAAVVLFFAAIKLLDRKKL, encoded by the coding sequence ATGAACGCAGCCATTATTTTCACCAAAAAAGAACTACTTGAAAGCTGGCGGACTCACCGCTTGTTGATTTTGACGGTTGTTTTCCTCATTTTCGGCATTTTGAGTCCGCTGATCGCCAAACTCATGCCGGAACTGTTAAAAGGCGGTCTGGGTGGCATTAAGGTGGCGGTCCCTAAGCCGACTTCGCTGGATGCATGGACCCACTATTACAAGAACATCACCCAGATGGGCATTTACGTGTTCGCCCTCATGCTTGGCAGTTGTGTCAGTCAGGAGATTCAACAAGGCACACTCGTTAACTTGGTCACCAAAGGCTTGCCGCGCTGGACGGTCATTGTTGGCAAAGCGATTGTCGGGATGTTGCTCTGGATCTGGATCACCAGCCTCGCCTTTTTGGTAACGTGGGCTTACACCGCGTACTACTTTCCTGATACGCGCAGCCCGCATGTGGTACTCGCGTTCTTACCATTATTAGTCTTTGGCTTATTCTTCCTCAGCCTGATCGTGTTTGGCTCCACACTAGCAACGAATAATTATGGCGGTTTGCTGCTGACGATTGTGGTGATGGCACTGTTGTATTTGGCACAAATGGTCAAAAGTTGGCAACATGCTAATCCGGTTGCCCTCATTGGCGACAATATGAAAATCCTTGTCAACAGTGATGCGCTAACGAAATTGATGCCGGCCATGGTCATTGCTGTCGTTGCCGCCGTTGTTTTATTTTTCGCGGCGATCAAGCTGCTGGATCGAAAAAAGCTTTAA
- the nrdD gene encoding anaerobic ribonucleoside-triphosphate reductase yields the protein MIEFYTQIKKRDGRIVDFDASKISTAITKAAESVAKLAPSDVLTIDHLTDTVTAKIRDRYHDDVEIAEIQTVVEQTLIAAEKYNWAEAYTEYRLKRDLARKQKQDVNYNVSRLVNRDESVVNENANKDSRVFSTQRDLTAGAVAKAIGLKMLPPAVANAHLRGDIHWHDLDYTPFMAETNCCLIDFDYMLNHGFSIGNAEVEPAHSIQVAVTQMTQIIANVASSQYGGCSSDRTDQVLAPFAEKNYQKHLREFGSVIDDPAKLEALAVKQTKKDIYDALQTLEYQVNTLYSTQGQTPFVTVGFGLGTSWIEREIQKDILKIRILGLGKERRTAIFPKLVFTLKRGLNLKPEDPNYDIKQLAIECATKRMYPDVVSYDTIKRLTGSFKAPMGCRSFLQGWTDPKTGKEVNAGRMNLGVITVNLPRIAMEANGDKAKFWKIFEERMRICKEGLLYKVERTKQATPESAPILYKYGAFGHKLADTDSIDDLFKNGRATVSLGYIGLYEVGTVFYGSAWEKNPDAKAFSVSIVKALDDHCKAWEKQYGYHFSVYGTPSESLTDTFCRADTKKFGIVKDITDKEYYTNSFHYDVRKSPTPFEKLDFEKDYPQYSAGGFIHYCEYPNLKQNPKALEAVWDYAYDKIGYLGTNTPIDQCFKCGFKGEFTATAKGYQCPECGNHDPATCDVVKRLCGYLGNPNKRPMVHGRQEEIIHRKKHITFSLNQVANRRDK from the coding sequence ATGATCGAATTTTATACACAAATCAAGAAACGAGACGGGCGCATTGTTGATTTTGATGCATCCAAGATCAGCACTGCAATCACGAAGGCGGCAGAAAGTGTGGCAAAACTGGCACCGAGTGACGTGCTGACGATCGATCACTTGACGGATACGGTCACGGCTAAGATTCGCGATCGCTACCACGATGATGTGGAAATCGCGGAGATCCAAACAGTGGTTGAGCAGACCTTGATCGCTGCAGAAAAGTATAACTGGGCTGAAGCGTATACTGAGTATCGCTTGAAGCGTGATTTAGCTCGCAAACAGAAGCAAGATGTTAATTATAACGTCTCGCGCTTAGTGAATCGCGACGAAAGCGTTGTTAACGAAAATGCCAATAAGGACAGCCGGGTCTTTTCAACCCAGCGGGATCTAACTGCAGGCGCAGTGGCCAAGGCAATTGGCCTGAAAATGCTGCCGCCTGCTGTTGCCAACGCGCATTTACGTGGCGATATTCATTGGCATGATCTTGACTACACCCCGTTTATGGCCGAAACCAACTGTTGTCTGATTGATTTTGACTACATGTTGAACCATGGCTTCAGCATTGGCAATGCCGAAGTTGAACCGGCCCATTCGATTCAAGTTGCTGTGACGCAAATGACCCAGATCATCGCTAATGTGGCCTCCAGTCAATACGGCGGCTGCTCCAGCGATCGAACAGATCAGGTCTTGGCGCCATTCGCCGAGAAAAACTATCAAAAACATTTGCGTGAATTCGGCAGCGTGATTGATGATCCGGCTAAGCTGGAAGCACTGGCTGTGAAGCAGACTAAGAAGGATATTTATGATGCCTTGCAAACTTTGGAATATCAGGTGAACACCCTTTATTCCACCCAAGGCCAGACGCCATTTGTCACAGTCGGCTTCGGTTTGGGGACCAGTTGGATTGAACGCGAGATCCAAAAAGACATCCTGAAAATCCGAATTCTAGGTCTGGGTAAAGAACGGCGGACAGCCATCTTCCCGAAATTGGTCTTTACTTTGAAACGCGGTTTGAACCTGAAACCAGAAGATCCAAACTATGATATCAAACAATTGGCGATCGAATGTGCCACCAAACGGATGTATCCTGATGTCGTTTCCTATGACACCATCAAACGATTGACCGGTTCCTTCAAAGCACCAATGGGCTGCCGTAGCTTCCTGCAGGGTTGGACTGATCCAAAGACAGGCAAAGAAGTGAACGCTGGGCGGATGAATCTTGGTGTTATCACCGTCAACTTGCCGCGGATTGCAATGGAAGCCAATGGCGACAAGGCGAAATTCTGGAAGATTTTTGAAGAACGGATGCGCATCTGTAAGGAAGGCCTGCTCTATAAGGTTGAACGCACCAAACAAGCAACGCCAGAAAGCGCACCGATCCTCTACAAGTATGGGGCCTTTGGTCACAAGCTGGCTGACACCGACAGCATTGACGATCTTTTCAAAAATGGGCGGGCAACGGTTTCACTAGGTTATATTGGGTTATATGAAGTCGGTACTGTTTTCTACGGCTCTGCATGGGAAAAGAATCCCGATGCCAAGGCATTCTCAGTTTCAATCGTGAAGGCTTTGGACGATCACTGCAAGGCTTGGGAAAAACAATATGGCTACCACTTCTCGGTTTATGGCACGCCAAGCGAATCGCTAACCGACACCTTCTGCCGAGCAGATACGAAGAAATTCGGTATCGTGAAGGACATTACGGACAAGGAATACTATACCAACAGTTTCCACTACGATGTGCGCAAATCACCGACCCCATTTGAGAAACTTGATTTTGAAAAGGATTATCCGCAATACAGTGCCGGTGGCTTCATCCATTATTGTGAATACCCGAACCTGAAGCAGAACCCAAAGGCACTGGAAGCCGTTTGGGACTATGCGTATGACAAGATCGGCTATCTCGGCACCAATACGCCAATCGATCAATGCTTCAAGTGCGGGTTCAAAGGTGAGTTCACCGCAACGGCCAAAGGCTATCAATGCCCAGAATGCGGTAACCATGATCCAGCCACTTGCGATGTCGTCAAGCGCCTTTGTGGCTACCTCGGCAACCCGAACAAGCGGCCAATGGTTCACGGTCGTCAGGAAGAAATTATTCACCGGAAGAAACATATCACGTTTAGCCTGAATCAAGTGGCTAATCGGCGAGACAAGTAA
- a CDS encoding D-alanine--D-alanine ligase family protein, producing the protein MKIVVLAGGRSTERNVSISSGYRITNALRQKGQQATFIDLFLGYDLEGKTVEQVFDDANTSKDLNISDAILTDEDINKLRPDGSTQLFGPNVMAICKAADIVFLALHGGDGENGKVQAVFDINGVKYTGSGPLASGITMNKVFSKEVMLYHGIQTSGFKEFKRDQGPKQTVPFDFPVVVKPTSGGSSVGTHIIHNQEELESGLEDVFRFDNSAIVEEFTPGREFSLGVVNGHAYSAIEIKVRSGWYDFKHKFQAGYTDFITPPKDLDEDVHQAMKDVAVQTMDVLGLQNYGRIDFFANEKGVWVIEANNLPGMTPLSLLPQEAEADGVDYGDLVMDIVNGKLKLYADGMTEAGLLTK; encoded by the coding sequence ATGAAAATTGTCGTTTTAGCAGGCGGCCGGAGCACGGAGCGCAATGTTTCCATTTCTAGCGGCTACCGGATCACGAACGCCTTGCGGCAAAAAGGGCAGCAGGCCACCTTTATTGACCTGTTTCTTGGCTACGACCTCGAAGGGAAGACGGTCGAGCAGGTTTTTGACGACGCCAACACCAGCAAGGATCTGAATATTTCAGATGCGATTCTGACTGATGAAGACATCAATAAGTTACGACCAGATGGCAGCACCCAGCTATTTGGTCCCAATGTTATGGCGATCTGCAAAGCAGCGGACATTGTTTTCCTCGCTTTGCATGGTGGCGATGGCGAAAACGGTAAGGTTCAGGCTGTGTTTGACATCAACGGGGTCAAGTATACTGGCTCTGGCCCGCTGGCTTCAGGCATCACCATGAACAAGGTTTTCAGTAAGGAAGTCATGTTGTATCATGGCATTCAGACTTCAGGATTCAAGGAATTCAAGCGCGATCAAGGGCCAAAACAAACGGTCCCGTTTGATTTTCCAGTTGTTGTCAAGCCAACATCCGGCGGTTCCAGCGTTGGGACACATATTATTCATAATCAGGAAGAACTCGAAAGTGGTCTTGAAGATGTTTTCCGCTTCGACAACAGCGCCATTGTTGAAGAGTTCACCCCAGGTCGCGAATTCTCGTTAGGCGTTGTCAATGGCCACGCTTACTCGGCCATTGAAATTAAGGTGCGTTCTGGTTGGTATGATTTCAAGCATAAATTCCAAGCCGGCTATACCGACTTCATCACCCCGCCAAAGGATCTCGATGAAGATGTCCATCAGGCTATGAAAGATGTTGCCGTCCAAACGATGGATGTTCTGGGCCTACAAAATTACGGCCGAATCGACTTCTTCGCCAACGAAAAAGGTGTTTGGGTCATTGAAGCCAACAACCTGCCGGGGATGACACCACTGTCACTGTTGCCGCAAGAAGCCGAAGCAGACGGTGTTGACTACGGCGATTTGGTGATGGATATTGTCAACGGCAAGCTCAAGCTCTACGCTGACGGCATGACCGAGGCTGGACTCTTAACGAAGTAA
- a CDS encoding phosphatase PAP2 family protein, with amino-acid sequence MDQTQKLNAPIRKHIFLIVAGVLLLLLAAAAGFDWQISQTIGDMNDPFATLFQDVGLWTAPLIIMLSCNIVCHYAIRSQQLAWYTRTLMVIGSVIYAGWELWAGYLKYAMTMVITSLNDINAGKPMGMANSDGSKLTLPGATSIILFLILYLVVFIGSQYWLAHKTDEQLHYLLKMAVVATLVCLLSDQIVNAMKTFWGRFRPYELNGNPTHFTSWFQPNGANGHMSFPSGHTQTAATLLTLTWFVDRDKPKRQRLVFWLTFAYGAVMAYTRVRILAHFTGDVTMSLILTWSLILILAAVVQQPLVDWEALTARSSAKNLNTEPIS; translated from the coding sequence ATGGACCAAACGCAAAAATTGAATGCTCCGATTCGCAAACATATTTTCTTGATCGTTGCTGGTGTACTGCTTTTATTGTTAGCTGCCGCTGCTGGGTTTGACTGGCAAATCTCGCAAACCATCGGTGACATGAACGACCCATTCGCCACTTTGTTCCAAGACGTTGGGCTGTGGACCGCACCGTTGATCATCATGCTCAGTTGCAACATTGTTTGTCATTATGCCATTCGTTCACAACAGCTGGCGTGGTATACCCGCACCTTAATGGTGATCGGTAGTGTCATCTACGCTGGTTGGGAACTTTGGGCCGGCTACCTCAAGTATGCCATGACCATGGTGATCACCTCGCTGAATGATATCAACGCTGGCAAGCCAATGGGCATGGCTAACTCTGACGGCAGCAAGCTAACACTGCCGGGTGCCACCAGTATCATTTTGTTCCTCATCCTCTACCTCGTCGTGTTCATCGGCAGTCAGTACTGGCTCGCCCACAAAACCGATGAACAGCTTCATTACTTATTGAAAATGGCTGTTGTCGCCACTTTGGTCTGCCTGCTATCTGATCAAATCGTCAATGCCATGAAAACTTTCTGGGGCCGCTTCCGTCCTTATGAATTGAACGGCAATCCGACCCACTTCACAAGCTGGTTCCAGCCAAACGGCGCCAATGGTCACATGAGCTTCCCATCTGGTCATACCCAAACCGCCGCGACCTTGCTAACTTTGACATGGTTCGTCGATCGTGACAAGCCAAAACGCCAGCGGCTGGTCTTCTGGCTCACCTTCGCTTACGGCGCCGTCATGGCCTACACCCGCGTGCGCATCCTCGCCCATTTCACCGGTGATGTCACCATGAGTCTGATCCTCACATGGTCGCTCATTCTGATCCTAGCTGCGGTTGTACAACAACCATTAGTCGATTGGGAAGCCCTAACCGCTCGCTCGTCAGCGAAGAACTTAAACACAGAGCCAATCTCCTGA
- a CDS encoding IS30 family transposase produces MTHSQTNTHKHYQQLSFSDRATIQALQAAGDTATVIAQKLHRSKATISREITRGSVTQLDSKRHSHQVYLAETAQAMHDRKRDRTGQYAFLKTGRAFFKALSRELTRKPRVHSVDSFVHFYRDQGKACPSTTTVYRYIDAGLLELDNMTLPKKLRRRIKGYKNAHKRKNKKIYGDSIELRPAAVNDRTGVGHWEGDLVKGIRLADEPALMTLTERYSRTEIIVKIPDYHAGTRLKALQDTIDDYGAKEFESITFDNGSEFAKLSEIVGTQIYFAHPYSPWERGTNENANGLLREFFPKGKSLRAVTLVEIQAVQSALNHRPRRILNYLRPCDYYRCMA; encoded by the coding sequence ATGACCCACTCTCAGACTAACACTCACAAGCATTACCAACAACTCAGTTTTAGCGACCGTGCTACAATTCAGGCCCTTCAGGCTGCTGGTGACACCGCGACCGTGATTGCACAGAAGCTTCATCGCAGTAAAGCGACAATCTCACGAGAAATCACGCGTGGATCTGTAACTCAGCTCGACTCGAAGCGTCACTCGCATCAAGTCTATCTTGCGGAAACTGCCCAAGCCATGCACGACCGTAAACGCGATAGAACCGGTCAATACGCCTTTCTTAAGACCGGCCGTGCGTTCTTCAAGGCTCTCTCCAGGGAGCTTACTCGTAAGCCGCGCGTACACAGCGTTGATAGCTTCGTACACTTCTATCGCGACCAGGGCAAGGCTTGCCCTTCAACGACAACTGTGTATCGCTACATCGACGCCGGGCTGCTTGAGCTAGACAACATGACACTTCCCAAGAAGCTCCGACGCCGCATCAAAGGCTATAAGAACGCCCACAAGCGCAAGAATAAGAAGATATACGGCGACTCAATCGAGTTGCGTCCTGCGGCCGTGAATGACCGCACAGGCGTGGGACATTGGGAAGGCGACTTGGTCAAGGGTATTCGCTTAGCTGATGAGCCAGCATTAATGACGCTCACAGAACGGTACAGCCGGACTGAGATCATCGTCAAGATTCCTGACTATCATGCGGGCACCCGCCTTAAAGCCTTGCAGGACACGATCGACGACTACGGGGCCAAGGAATTTGAGAGTATCACTTTTGACAATGGTTCCGAGTTTGCCAAGTTATCAGAGATTGTTGGAACCCAGATTTACTTCGCACATCCGTACTCGCCTTGGGAGCGTGGCACAAACGAGAACGCCAATGGACTGCTTAGGGAATTCTTCCCGAAAGGGAAGTCTCTCAGAGCAGTTACCCTGGTTGAAATTCAAGCAGTCCAATCCGCACTGAACCATCGTCCCAGACGTATTCTGAACTATCTTCGCCCATGCGATTACTACCGATGCATGGCGTAA
- a CDS encoding ABC transporter ATP-binding protein encodes MNILTLQHVSKHFGSKQVLQDLNLTVPAGSIYGFVGENGAGKTTTMKLILGLDQASAGAIEVAGQPVHFGETETNRQTGYLPDVPAFYGYMTAPEYLKLCGQLTGLRGAELQSRVAAMLIQVGLADAKHRISGFSRGMRQRLGIAQALLNTPKLLICDEPTSALDPQGRTDFLQLLASLRGQTTILFSTHILSDVERICDHVGILHHGRLQVSAPLDDLKQQYAKNQIALSFATTAQAQQAAHLLATLQQQGQLTHLEQQKNSLQAAYTGTYAAAADRVLTMLLEAKLIPITLAQQEANLEQIFMEVTR; translated from the coding sequence TTGAACATCCTAACTTTGCAACATGTCAGCAAGCATTTTGGTAGCAAGCAAGTGCTGCAAGATCTGAATCTGACTGTGCCGGCTGGGTCGATTTATGGCTTTGTTGGCGAAAATGGTGCCGGGAAAACCACGACCATGAAACTGATTCTAGGCTTGGATCAAGCCAGCGCCGGAGCCATTGAAGTCGCTGGTCAGCCTGTGCATTTCGGTGAAACGGAGACGAATCGGCAGACAGGTTATCTGCCTGATGTGCCGGCTTTTTATGGGTACATGACGGCACCAGAATACTTGAAATTATGCGGTCAGCTGACAGGTTTGCGCGGCGCTGAATTGCAGTCGCGGGTGGCTGCCATGTTGATCCAAGTCGGCTTGGCAGATGCCAAGCACCGTATCAGTGGCTTTTCGCGGGGGATGCGTCAGCGCTTGGGGATTGCGCAGGCCTTGCTCAACACCCCGAAACTCTTGATTTGTGATGAACCGACCAGCGCGCTTGATCCACAGGGCCGCACGGATTTTTTACAGTTATTGGCTAGTCTGCGTGGTCAGACTACGATTCTGTTTTCAACGCATATTCTGAGTGATGTGGAGCGGATTTGCGACCATGTCGGGATTCTACATCATGGCCGTCTACAAGTGAGTGCGCCATTGGACGATCTGAAGCAACAGTATGCTAAAAACCAGATTGCCTTGTCGTTTGCGACGACTGCCCAAGCGCAACAAGCCGCGCATTTGTTGGCAACCTTGCAGCAGCAGGGCCAGCTGACGCACCTTGAGCAACAAAAAAACAGTCTTCAAGCAGCATACACCGGTACCTATGCTGCCGCGGCTGATCGCGTCCTCACCATGTTACTTGAAGCCAAACTCATTCCGATCACGCTTGCCCAGCAAGAAGCCAATTTGGAACAGATCTTCATGGAGGTGACGCGATGA
- a CDS encoding S66 family peptidase, with translation MIKPQALQPHDQVAIVSLSAGTLGESFAAHQLQLGTERLKAMKLEPCFMPNALRGQAYLKAHPEARAADLKAAFLDPSIKGIICAIGGDDTYRIIPYLLDDPAFTQAVADHPKLFTGFSDTTIDHLMFYQLSMTSFYGPNFLNDLAELDTRMLPYTAASFQHYFKNPATTAISSSPTWYDERTDFSESQLGVPRKSHKEQHGYLALRGQGRVTGTLLGGCLDSLHDLIYPVRYQDEPEVAKKYQLFPQDWTNKILFIETSEDKITPATYRTYLEHLDEHGVLAQVKAILVGKPQNETYFDVYQQVLLDVTQPYKTPILYNLNFGHAYPRTVLPYGLQTTVDFDQRQVTVDEPYFADKL, from the coding sequence ATGATAAAGCCGCAAGCATTACAGCCACATGATCAAGTTGCCATTGTCAGCCTCAGCGCCGGAACACTAGGTGAAAGCTTTGCAGCCCATCAACTTCAACTTGGGACTGAGCGATTGAAAGCCATGAAGCTGGAACCGTGCTTTATGCCAAACGCCTTACGCGGCCAAGCCTATCTCAAAGCCCATCCAGAAGCACGCGCAGCAGATTTAAAAGCCGCTTTCCTTGACCCGAGCATCAAAGGTATCATCTGTGCCATCGGCGGCGATGATACTTACCGAATCATCCCTTACCTGCTAGATGATCCGGCTTTCACGCAAGCAGTCGCTGATCATCCCAAACTATTCACTGGTTTTTCCGACACGACCATTGACCATCTCATGTTTTATCAATTAAGCATGACTAGCTTTTATGGGCCTAATTTTTTAAATGATCTAGCTGAATTAGACACGCGCATGTTGCCGTACACCGCCGCCAGTTTTCAGCATTATTTCAAAAATCCGGCGACAACGGCGATTAGTTCCAGCCCGACTTGGTACGACGAACGCACGGACTTTTCAGAAAGTCAGTTAGGGGTACCGCGAAAATCACACAAAGAACAGCATGGCTACCTCGCGCTGCGGGGTCAAGGCCGTGTCACTGGCACCTTACTTGGTGGCTGTCTCGATAGTCTCCACGACTTAATCTACCCGGTTCGCTATCAGGACGAACCAGAAGTGGCCAAAAAGTACCAGCTCTTCCCGCAAGACTGGACCAACAAGATCCTTTTCATTGAAACATCAGAAGACAAAATAACCCCCGCAACTTACCGCACCTATTTAGAACATCTTGATGAACATGGCGTTCTTGCACAAGTGAAGGCGATTCTCGTTGGCAAGCCCCAAAATGAAACTTACTTTGACGTTTACCAGCAGGTGCTGCTTGATGTCACCCAACCATACAAGACGCCGATTCTGTACAACCTGAATTTTGGCCACGCCTATCCGCGAACCGTCCTGCCATACGGCCTGCAAACGACGGTCGATTTCGATCAGCGTCAAGTTACGGTAGATGAACCTTATTTTGCTGATAAGTTGTAA
- a CDS encoding DUF2089 family protein: protein MTLNPILLLDEDDQEFVRQFVLSSGSLKKLSEKYSVSYPTIRLRLDRVIRKLKAAELDQKNKFQVSIMQMVIDDKLDLALAQEIIQKYKETTND, encoded by the coding sequence GTGACATTGAATCCAATTTTGTTGCTAGATGAGGACGATCAGGAGTTTGTCAGACAATTCGTTTTATCTTCCGGTTCACTCAAGAAGCTTTCTGAAAAGTACTCGGTCTCTTACCCAACCATCCGGCTGCGTTTGGATCGCGTCATTCGCAAGCTAAAAGCGGCCGAATTGGATCAGAAAAACAAGTTTCAGGTTAGCATCATGCAGATGGTCATTGACGACAAACTCGATTTAGCCTTGGCCCAAGAAATCATTCAAAAATACAAGGAGACTACCAATGATTGA